In Chengkuizengella sediminis, one DNA window encodes the following:
- a CDS encoding ABC transporter substrate-binding protein, whose product MIIFSLFFLTILTACSKEDKEVTTLRVGEVTRSIFYAPQYVALSQGFFEEEGLEVELATTWGGDKTMTTLLAGGIDIALVGSETSIYVYQQGADDPVINFAQLTQTDGSFLVSRKEITSFDWELLKGNTFLGQRIGGMPQMAGEFTLKKQGIDPHNDMELIQNIEFANIASAFASGTGDFVQLFEPTATVFEQEGIGYVVASFGIESGHLPYTVYMSKNSFIKNNKDAIQKYTNAIHRAQKWVENSSIEQIRTAISPYFEDIDEEIIELVIDRYRVQGSYATDPIVDEDEWNNLLDVMIEAGELEDRASHQILVNNSFAKNAIDNQE is encoded by the coding sequence ATGATTATTTTTTCGTTGTTTTTTTTAACGATATTAACTGCATGTAGTAAAGAAGATAAGGAAGTAACTACTCTGCGAGTTGGAGAAGTGACAAGGTCTATTTTTTATGCGCCTCAATATGTTGCACTTTCACAAGGTTTTTTTGAAGAGGAAGGACTTGAAGTTGAACTTGCAACAACATGGGGTGGAGATAAAACGATGACAACTCTGCTTGCTGGTGGGATAGACATTGCTCTTGTAGGTTCTGAAACCTCGATATATGTATATCAACAAGGTGCAGATGACCCTGTGATAAATTTTGCCCAGTTAACGCAAACGGATGGGAGCTTTTTAGTTTCTAGGAAAGAGATCACTTCCTTTGATTGGGAATTACTTAAAGGGAATACATTTTTAGGGCAACGCATAGGTGGTATGCCTCAAATGGCAGGAGAATTCACCCTCAAGAAACAAGGTATAGATCCTCACAATGACATGGAGTTAATTCAAAACATTGAATTCGCTAACATCGCTTCTGCATTTGCATCTGGAACAGGTGATTTTGTTCAATTATTTGAACCAACTGCCACCGTTTTTGAACAAGAAGGAATCGGATATGTCGTTGCTTCTTTTGGTATCGAAAGTGGACATTTACCTTATACGGTTTATATGAGTAAGAATAGTTTTATTAAAAACAACAAGGATGCAATACAAAAATATACGAACGCAATTCATAGGGCTCAAAAGTGGGTGGAAAATAGTAGTATAGAACAAATTAGAACTGCAATCTCCCCATATTTTGAAGATATAGATGAGGAAATCATTGAATTAGTCATTGATCGTTATAGGGTTCAAGGATCATATGCTACAGATCCAATTGTAGATGAAGATGAATGGAATAACTTATTAGATGTCATGATAGAAGCTGGGGAACTTGAAGATAGAGCATCACATCAAATTTTAGTTAATAATTCTTTTGCTAAAAATGCAATTGACAATCAAGAGTAA